CCCATCGAGTTGCCTACGAACTTTTTTACGGCCCCATCTCATCAGGCCTCGCGATCGACCATGTATGCCATAACCCATCATGCGTGCGCCCAGACCACCTTCGGGAAGTGACCAACAAACAGAACGGGGAAAACAGGGCAGGCGCACAGGCCAACTCTCGAACGGGGGTTCGGGGGGTGAGCCCAAAAGGAAATCGATTTGTAGCCCAGGTGAAGCACCGGGGCAAGGTCTACTACTGCGGCGCATTCATCGACATAGCCTCCGCCGCACGTGCCGCAACCGAGATGCGGAACCAACTCTTTACTCACAACGGAACCGACAGGAGGAAAGGCGAATGAGCAAGGACCCCAGGCCGGTTGGGCTGCGGCTCAACCGTGACCGTGTCGTCAAGAAGAGCGGCTACTGGTTCGTGCTGGCAGCAGATCTTCAGCGCATCTTCTGGAACAAGGAGTTCAACTACCCAGAATCTGTCCACCTGGCTCACACACATCGGGAAGCCATCCACGCCCTGGATGTTGCTCGTGGGCGGGTGAAGCCATGACCCGGAAGTACGCGGGCTACGACCACACCATCAACCCGTCACCCATCAAGGGCATCGCGGTCGGTTACCAGGACCGCACCATCATCACCGCCGACAACACCGACGACGAGAAAGCTGCTGCGGCCGCGATCTGCATCGCACACGGCGCAGACGACCTCCTTCAAATGCTCGGACTCGACAAGGACACCCCATGACCCTCACCGTCTACAACAACCTCGAGCAAGGCTCCGAAGAATGGCTCCAAGCACGCTGCGGCATCCTCACCGCCTCAGTCATCGGCCAACTCATCACACCCACCAGCGTGAAAGTCGCGAACAACGACACAGCGCGAGCACTCACAGCGACCCTCGCCGCCGAACGAATCACCGGCTACGTAGAGCCCGTCCACGTCACAGCAGACATGGAAAGGGGAACGCTCGACGAACCGTACGCCCGAGACTCATACGCCCAGTGGTCAGCAACCACAGTCGAACAGGTCGGATTCATGGTCCTAGACAACTGGGGAATCCGGCTCGGCTTCTCACCCGACGGCCTCGTAGGCGAAGACGGGCTCATAGAGATAAAGTCGCGCCGCCAGAAGAAGCACCTCCAGACCATCACCA
This portion of the Arthrobacter woluwensis genome encodes:
- a CDS encoding HNH endonuclease signature motif containing protein, with protein sequence MTQDEARFWSKVDKSESCWVWNAFRNEHGYGQFRFNGGMKLAHRVAYELFYGPISSGLAIDHVCHNPSCVRPDHLREVTNKQNGENRAGAQANSRTGVRGVSPKGNRFVAQVKHRGKVYYCGAFIDIASAARAATEMRNQLFTHNGTDRRKGE
- a CDS encoding lambda exonuclease family protein translates to MTLTVYNNLEQGSEEWLQARCGILTASVIGQLITPTSVKVANNDTARALTATLAAERITGYVEPVHVTADMERGTLDEPYARDSYAQWSATTVEQVGFMVLDNWGIRLGFSPDGLVGEDGLIEIKSRRQKKHLQTITNGEVPTENMAQIQTGLLVSRRSWCDYVSFCSGMPLFVKRVYPSEKWFSAIIAAALTFEKNAEALIATYTEATKNMPPTARIDHFADLEI